A DNA window from Sphingomonas profundi contains the following coding sequences:
- a CDS encoding DUF4139 domain-containing protein, which produces MIALALLGAATIVSSAPEALAVTVYRDPGRGRDRPMDLRFLGGFALVTETRTVMLPAGDSEIRFEGVAGGIVPASAIVEGLPGGVIEKNRDARLLSPAALVDGTLGRRVTLRRTDRTSGAVREEEAEIVAGPEGGVVLRMATGIVTLGCSGLAEKPAYGGVPADLSATPTLSVRVRSPRAGAARVTLSYLSGAFDWSASYVATIAPDGRTLDLFAWLTLANANAERFPDAATQAVAGRLNRERVEPLRAAAARLSLTCYPLGTTTSDLRSPEPPPEMRDQIVLTARRAFAAPPAIVPAAPPPPPPPPPEDLGDLKLYRVPQRVTIASNGQKQVALLEKSGIPFERVYRIPASPGQSVAGRPARILLRMRNDEASGLGYPLPAGSTSLYGRRGEERLLAGIGTIGDTAKGERFAIAAGTSRQVTLDQTTGANRRMTLTVANANPFPANVEVPIGWPGQPDATRASAPLPRIDGIQTWKVALPANGTATLSFTYR; this is translated from the coding sequence ATGATCGCGCTGGCGCTGCTCGGCGCCGCGACGATCGTGTCGTCCGCGCCGGAGGCGCTGGCGGTGACGGTCTATCGCGATCCCGGCCGCGGCCGCGACCGGCCGATGGACCTGCGCTTCCTGGGCGGCTTCGCGCTGGTGACGGAGACGCGGACCGTGATGCTGCCGGCCGGCGACAGCGAGATCCGGTTCGAGGGCGTGGCCGGCGGCATCGTGCCGGCCAGCGCGATCGTGGAGGGGCTGCCCGGCGGCGTGATCGAGAAGAATCGCGACGCCCGCCTGCTGTCGCCGGCCGCCCTGGTGGACGGCACGCTGGGCCGCCGCGTCACGCTCCGCCGCACGGACCGGACGAGCGGTGCCGTGCGCGAGGAGGAGGCGGAGATCGTCGCCGGCCCGGAAGGCGGCGTGGTGCTGCGGATGGCGACGGGCATCGTCACGCTCGGCTGCTCCGGCCTCGCCGAGAAGCCGGCCTATGGCGGCGTGCCGGCCGACCTCTCCGCCACACCAACGCTGAGCGTGCGGGTGCGCAGCCCACGCGCCGGCGCCGCGCGCGTGACGCTCTCCTATCTGAGCGGGGCGTTCGACTGGAGCGCCAGCTACGTCGCGACGATCGCGCCGGACGGCCGCACGCTGGACCTGTTCGCCTGGCTGACGCTCGCCAACGCCAATGCCGAGCGTTTCCCCGACGCGGCGACCCAGGCCGTGGCCGGGCGGCTGAACCGCGAGCGGGTGGAGCCGCTGCGCGCGGCGGCGGCGCGACTGTCTCTCACCTGCTATCCGCTCGGCACGACCACGTCGGACCTTCGATCGCCGGAGCCGCCGCCCGAGATGCGGGACCAGATCGTCCTCACCGCCAGGCGCGCCTTCGCCGCGCCGCCGGCGATTGTGCCCGCGGCGCCGCCGCCGCCACCGCCGCCGCCCCCTGAGGATCTCGGCGACCTGAAGCTCTATCGCGTGCCGCAGCGGGTGACGATCGCGTCGAACGGCCAGAAACAGGTGGCCCTGCTGGAGAAGAGCGGCATCCCGTTCGAGCGGGTCTATCGCATCCCCGCCTCGCCGGGGCAGAGCGTCGCCGGCCGGCCCGCGCGCATCCTGCTGCGCATGCGGAACGACGAGGCGAGCGGGCTGGGCTATCCGCTCCCCGCCGGCTCCACCTCGCTCTACGGGCGGCGCGGGGAGGAGCGGCTGCTCGCCGGCATCGGCACGATCGGCGACACCGCCAAGGGCGAGCGTTTCGCCATCGCCGCCGGCACCAGCCGCCAGGTGACGCTGGACCAGACGACAGGCGCGAACAGGCGCATGACCCTGACGGTGGCGAACGCCAACCCGTTTCCGGCGAACGTGGAGGTGCCGATCGGCTGGCCCGGCCAGCCGGACGCGACGCGGGCAAGCGCGCCGTTGCCGCGCATCGACGGCATCCAGACGTGGAAGGTGGCGCTGCCGGCGAACGGCACCGCCACCCTGAGCTTCACCTATCGCTGA
- a CDS encoding DUF4139 domain-containing protein, producing the protein MRLWIMAALWPAAAVVAQPANLPDPARTAQGDLSVTIYNNDVALVQDTRTLSLPGGRSQQGFPDVSARIRPETVGIAAAGVAVVEQNFDYDLLSPSSLMEKAVGETITLVRTNPGTGAETRERAKVLAVNGGVVLQIGERIEVLRDDGLPVRAIFDRVPESLRARPTLSVTLDAQRGGARPVTLSYLTAGLGWSADYVALFDEKAGTIDVQGWVTLRNATGTSFANARTLLVAGEVGDGGNGTDYGRPRAAPMRRAGTETAAREQLGDFYLYPLAERTMIADKQTKQVSFLDVKGAPASSGYEYRNEWNGSSEQANSAASVLRFSSAAKGGLGDALPAGTVRVYVRDSRGQAQFTGENRIDHTPQGSTLSIRTGDAFDVKVQPTVQARERIGPARWRTTMRYVLTNAKARPVTVDLVQAGVPWWWTDTKLTAESLNSVPHDADTVRWQVPVPANGEAIVTATFETRY; encoded by the coding sequence ATGCGGCTCTGGATCATGGCGGCCTTGTGGCCGGCGGCGGCGGTGGTGGCGCAGCCGGCGAACCTGCCCGATCCCGCGCGCACGGCGCAGGGCGACCTCTCCGTCACGATCTACAATAACGATGTCGCGCTGGTGCAGGATACCCGCACGCTCTCTTTGCCCGGCGGGCGCAGCCAGCAGGGTTTTCCGGACGTCAGCGCCCGCATCCGCCCGGAGACGGTGGGGATCGCCGCCGCCGGCGTGGCGGTGGTGGAGCAGAATTTCGACTATGACCTGCTCAGCCCCTCCAGCCTGATGGAGAAGGCGGTGGGCGAGACGATCACGCTGGTGCGGACGAACCCCGGCACCGGCGCCGAAACGCGCGAGCGGGCGAAGGTGCTGGCGGTGAACGGCGGCGTCGTCCTCCAGATCGGCGAGCGGATCGAGGTGCTGCGCGATGACGGCCTGCCGGTGCGCGCGATCTTCGACAGGGTGCCGGAAAGCCTGCGCGCCCGCCCCACGCTCTCCGTCACGCTCGATGCGCAGCGCGGCGGGGCGCGGCCGGTGACGCTCTCCTACCTCACCGCCGGGCTGGGCTGGAGCGCCGATTACGTCGCCCTGTTCGACGAGAAGGCCGGCACCATCGACGTGCAGGGCTGGGTCACGCTGCGCAACGCGACCGGCACCAGCTTCGCCAACGCCCGCACCCTGCTGGTGGCGGGCGAGGTGGGCGACGGCGGCAACGGCACCGATTATGGCCGCCCGCGCGCCGCGCCCATGCGCCGCGCCGGCACGGAGACGGCGGCGCGCGAGCAATTGGGCGACTTCTACCTCTATCCGCTGGCCGAGCGCACGATGATCGCCGACAAGCAGACCAAGCAGGTGAGCTTCCTGGACGTGAAGGGGGCGCCCGCCAGCAGCGGCTACGAATATCGCAACGAGTGGAACGGCAGCAGCGAGCAGGCGAACAGCGCGGCCAGCGTGCTGCGCTTCAGCAGCGCGGCCAAGGGGGGTCTCGGCGATGCGCTGCCCGCCGGCACCGTGCGCGTCTATGTGCGGGACAGCCGCGGCCAGGCGCAGTTCACCGGCGAGAACCGCATTGATCACACACCGCAGGGCTCCACTCTGTCGATCCGCACCGGCGACGCCTTCGACGTGAAGGTGCAGCCCACCGTGCAGGCGCGCGAGCGGATCGGCCCCGCCCGCTGGCGCACGACGATGCGCTACGTGCTGACCAACGCGAAGGCCAGGCCGGTGACGGTCGATCTGGTGCAGGCCGGCGTGCCATGGTGGTGGACCGACACGAAGCTGACGGCCGAGAGCCTGAACAGCGTGCCGCACGACGCGGACACCGTGCGCTGGCAGGTGCCGGTGCCGGCCAATGGCGAGGCGATCGTCACCGCCACGTTCGAGACGCGCTACTGA
- a CDS encoding putative quinol monooxygenase: MITLLSIHTVAPGREEEYVAIQQRLAALTREHEPHVIRYEHYRGTKPGQFVSFLTFPDLDAFLAHQIADYHDDVNWEGLFIEHEMQWLDPLPGANDLAQSEIPPLPDDLDPKKRIYAEMMPPARPAWWGGIAGTSEGAGA; encoded by the coding sequence ATGATCACCTTGCTATCGATCCACACGGTCGCGCCCGGACGCGAGGAGGAATATGTCGCCATCCAGCAGCGGCTGGCGGCCCTTACCCGCGAGCATGAGCCGCACGTGATCCGCTATGAACATTATCGCGGCACGAAGCCCGGCCAGTTCGTCTCCTTCCTCACCTTTCCGGATCTCGACGCTTTCCTCGCCCACCAGATCGCCGACTATCATGACGACGTGAACTGGGAGGGGCTGTTCATCGAGCATGAGATGCAGTGGCTGGATCCGCTGCCCGGCGCGAACGATCTGGCGCAGAGCGAGATTCCGCCACTGCCCGACGATCTCGATCCCAAAAAGCGCATCTATGCCGAGATGATGCCACCGGCCCGCCCCGCCTGGTGGGGCGGCATCGCCGGGACGAGCGAAGGCGCAGGCGCATGA
- a CDS encoding 1,9-bis(guanidino)-5-aza-nonane synthase: protein MTDATPAEAGINDTRKAELLSTQVEHIDIRSFDARPIVEAMGKMSFTSRDLARATGIYNQMLADPDCTVVLVIAGSTSAGGCMDLYAELVRSNMVDVVVATGASIVDMDFFEGLGHKHYQALEVPDDDTLRSLYIDRIYDTYIDEEQLQDCDFTINKIANALEPKPYSSRAFIREMGKYLVEHGKKENSLVKLAYEHDVPIFCPAFVDSSAGFGLVKHQVDNMKAGRPYMVLDAIADFRELTDIKIKAGTTGLLMIGGGVPKNFIQDTVVCAEILGHEDVEVHKYAVQITVADVRDGACSSSTLQEAASWGKVNTGIEQMVFAEAGSVMPLLASDAYHRRLREGREPKRWARLFESADANQG from the coding sequence ATGACCGACGCGACCCCCGCCGAAGCCGGCATCAACGACACCCGCAAGGCGGAACTGCTCTCCACCCAGGTCGAGCATATCGACATCCGCTCGTTCGACGCGCGCCCGATCGTCGAGGCGATGGGCAAGATGAGCTTCACCAGCCGCGATCTCGCCCGCGCCACCGGCATCTACAACCAGATGCTGGCCGATCCGGACTGCACGGTGGTGCTGGTGATCGCCGGCTCCACCTCGGCCGGCGGCTGCATGGACCTGTATGCCGAACTCGTCCGCTCGAACATGGTCGACGTCGTCGTCGCGACGGGTGCGTCGATCGTCGACATGGATTTCTTCGAGGGGCTCGGCCACAAACATTATCAGGCGCTGGAGGTGCCGGACGACGACACGCTCCGCTCGCTCTACATCGATCGCATCTACGATACCTATATCGACGAGGAGCAGCTGCAGGACTGCGACTTCACGATCAACAAGATCGCCAACGCGCTGGAGCCGAAGCCCTATTCCAGCCGCGCCTTCATCCGCGAGATGGGCAAGTATCTGGTCGAGCACGGCAAGAAGGAGAACAGCCTCGTCAAGCTCGCCTACGAGCATGACGTGCCGATCTTCTGCCCGGCCTTCGTCGACTCGTCCGCCGGCTTCGGCCTGGTCAAGCATCAGGTCGACAACATGAAGGCCGGCCGCCCCTACATGGTGCTGGACGCCATCGCCGATTTCCGCGAGCTGACCGACATCAAGATCAAGGCCGGCACCACCGGCCTGCTGATGATCGGCGGCGGCGTGCCGAAGAACTTCATCCAGGACACGGTCGTCTGCGCCGAGATCCTGGGCCACGAGGATGTCGAGGTGCACAAATATGCCGTGCAGATCACGGTGGCGGACGTGCGCGACGGCGCCTGCTCCTCCTCCACGCTGCAGGAGGCGGCGAGCTGGGGCAAGGTGAACACCGGCATCGAGCAGATGGTGTTCGCCGAGGCCGGATCGGTGATGCCGCTCCTCGCCTCCGACGCCTATCACCGCCGCCTGCGCGAAGGCCGCGAGCCGAAGCGCTGGGCCAGGCTGTTCGAGTCGGCCGACGCCAACCAGGGCTGA
- a CDS encoding nuclear transport factor 2 family protein, producing the protein MPFSGPAEDRLAIHELVASYGDAVTCRDGDAWIANWAEDAVWKLPAIPGMERVEGRDAILAAWVAAMPGWPKQINFQRCGAIAVDGDRASGHTYTDELNTDTEGKVERWLNRYDDEWVKRDGRWMFASRSLTVLHIGPG; encoded by the coding sequence ATGCCGTTCAGCGGCCCGGCCGAGGATCGCCTCGCCATTCACGAACTCGTCGCGAGCTACGGCGACGCCGTCACCTGCCGTGACGGTGACGCCTGGATCGCCAACTGGGCGGAGGATGCGGTGTGGAAGCTGCCGGCCATCCCCGGCATGGAGCGGGTGGAGGGGCGCGACGCGATCCTGGCGGCGTGGGTGGCGGCGATGCCCGGCTGGCCGAAGCAGATCAACTTCCAGCGTTGTGGCGCGATCGCGGTGGATGGCGATCGCGCCAGCGGCCACACCTATACGGACGAGCTGAACACCGACACCGAGGGCAAGGTGGAACGCTGGCTGAACCGCTACGACGATGAGTGGGTGAAGCGCGACGGCCGCTGGATGTTCGCCAGCCGCAGCCTGACGGTGCTGCACATCGGGCCGGGCTGA
- a CDS encoding alpha/beta hydrolase, translating into MPSLFPSRATRLAIAAGAALLAGLAALAAAPGAIMQWPDLLDRPKPAADRRIAYGQDPLQHADLWLPAGKPPFPVVLMVHGGCWQTDIADAGIMNWIADDLRAHGVAVWNIEYRGVDRPGGGYPGTFRDVAAAADALRPAAARFGLRADRVVVLGHSAGGHLGLWLAARGRLPRGSALRTADPLPIATAISIGGLPDLQAAQIPPGDTCGVEAVRTLAGRATTDRPNVYRDTSPAELMPFPARQILVNATRDRIAPPAFAAAYAARARAAGSPVTLLTVPDEGHVELIAPGTKAWETERAAILRALGR; encoded by the coding sequence ATGCCGAGCCTGTTTCCGTCCCGCGCCACCCGCCTGGCGATCGCCGCCGGCGCCGCCCTGCTGGCGGGGCTGGCCGCGCTGGCCGCCGCGCCGGGCGCGATCATGCAGTGGCCGGACCTGCTGGACCGGCCGAAGCCGGCGGCGGACCGGCGCATCGCCTATGGCCAGGATCCGCTGCAACATGCCGATCTCTGGCTGCCGGCGGGCAAGCCGCCCTTCCCGGTGGTGCTGATGGTGCATGGCGGCTGCTGGCAGACCGACATCGCCGATGCCGGCATCATGAACTGGATCGCCGACGATCTCCGCGCCCACGGCGTCGCCGTGTGGAACATCGAGTATCGCGGCGTCGACCGGCCCGGCGGCGGCTATCCCGGCACCTTCCGCGATGTCGCCGCCGCCGCCGATGCGCTGCGGCCCGCCGCCGCCCGCTTCGGGCTGCGGGCGGATCGGGTGGTCGTGCTCGGCCACTCGGCGGGCGGGCATCTCGGCCTGTGGCTCGCCGCGCGCGGGCGGCTGCCGCGCGGCAGCGCGCTGCGCACCGCCGATCCGCTGCCGATCGCCACCGCCATCAGCATCGGCGGCCTGCCGGATCTGCAGGCGGCGCAGATCCCGCCCGGCGACACCTGCGGGGTGGAGGCCGTGCGCACGCTGGCCGGCCGCGCGACAACGGATCGCCCGAACGTCTACCGCGATACCTCGCCGGCCGAGCTGATGCCGTTTCCGGCCCGCCAGATCCTGGTCAACGCCACGCGCGATCGCATCGCGCCGCCCGCCTTCGCCGCCGCCTACGCCGCGCGGGCGCGGGCCGCCGGATCGCCCGTGACGCTGCTGACCGTGCCGGACGAGGGCCATGTCGAACTGATCGCCCCCGGCACGAAGGCGTGGGAGACGGAGCGCGCCGCGATCCTGCGCGCGCTCGGCCGATAG
- a CDS encoding amino acid permease — MAAPPREEASLTDHARATLATQESARDRGLVRSVGTWGLAFAIVNGVVGAGIFSLPSAMARAAGAQAPLAYVACALAMAAVVVCFAEASSRVPTSGGSYGYVEAAFGPLAGFVAGVLLWLSSVLACGGIAAAFADGVAALAPVAHDPPVRAGLIAAVIGGLAWVNVRGASPAARFITVATVVKLVPLLIFVCVGLIAMPGLPAQAGTPPPPEGFGRAVILALFAFCGMETPLGASGEVATPQRTIPRALFAAMAFVAILYILVQLVAQGLLGPRLPAAATPLADGIALVSPTVGIVLLVGATLSRLAWIASDLFGAPRVLFAFARDRLLPSPLAALHPATHTPHVAIIVHAALAILLAVTGTFEGLAILSTLATAALYVFSCAAAWRLARRGVALFGAPLGLRALPVAAVAGMASMVALILFARWAEIAGLAIVIAGSAAFFRFYTGVLRRRGG, encoded by the coding sequence ATCGCCGCACCCCCCCGCGAGGAGGCCAGCCTGACCGATCACGCCCGCGCCACCCTGGCCACGCAGGAGAGCGCGCGCGATCGCGGCCTCGTCCGCTCGGTCGGCACCTGGGGGCTCGCCTTCGCCATCGTCAACGGCGTGGTCGGCGCCGGCATCTTCTCGCTGCCGTCGGCCATGGCGCGGGCGGCGGGCGCGCAGGCGCCGCTCGCTTATGTGGCGTGCGCGCTGGCGATGGCGGCCGTGGTCGTCTGCTTCGCCGAGGCGAGCAGCCGGGTGCCGACCAGCGGCGGCTCCTACGGCTATGTCGAGGCGGCGTTCGGGCCGCTGGCCGGCTTCGTCGCCGGCGTGCTGCTGTGGCTCTCCAGCGTGCTCGCGTGCGGCGGCATCGCGGCCGCCTTTGCCGACGGCGTGGCGGCGCTGGCGCCGGTGGCGCACGATCCGCCGGTGCGGGCGGGGCTGATCGCGGCGGTGATCGGCGGCCTCGCCTGGGTCAACGTGCGCGGCGCATCGCCGGCCGCGCGCTTCATCACCGTGGCGACGGTGGTGAAGCTGGTGCCGCTGCTGATCTTCGTGTGCGTCGGCCTGATCGCCATGCCGGGGCTGCCGGCGCAAGCGGGCACGCCGCCGCCGCCGGAGGGGTTCGGCCGCGCCGTGATCCTGGCGCTGTTCGCCTTCTGCGGCATGGAGACGCCGCTTGGCGCGAGCGGCGAGGTGGCGACGCCGCAGCGGACGATACCGCGCGCCTTGTTCGCCGCGATGGCCTTTGTCGCGATCCTCTACATCCTCGTGCAGCTGGTGGCGCAGGGGCTGCTCGGCCCGCGCCTCCCGGCCGCCGCGACGCCGCTGGCCGACGGCATCGCGCTGGTGAGCCCGACGGTCGGCATCGTCCTGCTGGTCGGCGCCACGCTCTCCCGCCTGGCGTGGATCGCCAGCGACCTGTTCGGCGCGCCGCGCGTGCTGTTCGCCTTCGCGCGGGATCGGCTGCTGCCGTCTCCGCTGGCGGCGCTGCATCCGGCCACGCACACGCCGCACGTGGCGATCATCGTCCACGCCGCGCTGGCGATCCTGCTGGCCGTCACCGGCACGTTCGAGGGGCTGGCGATCCTCTCCACCCTGGCGACGGCGGCGCTCTACGTCTTCTCCTGCGCGGCGGCGTGGCGGCTGGCGCGGCGCGGCGTCGCCCTGTTCGGCGCGCCGCTGGGCCTGCGCGCGCTGCCGGTGGCGGCGGTGGCCGGCATGGCGAGCATGGTCGCGCTTATCCTGTTCGCCCGCTGGGCCGAGATCGCCGGGCTGGCGATCGTCATCGCCGGCAGCGCCGCCTTCTTCCGTTTCTATACGGGCGTGCTGCGGCGGCGCGGCGGCTGA
- a CDS encoding cytochrome P450 translates to MTARCPFASPQDIDFMDPAVQENWYDAYAVLHRDAPVYYMPEIGMYVVTRYDDLDAILHDPELYLNDYSDGSKHPLIANPEAQALYEAEGWPRIMPLSCNVPEHKAFRRMVDPFLTASAVKKREPLIRAVANRLIDAWIGDGEVEFIRDFCEPLPMAIIAEALGFPAVDLPRLKRWSAAWVKPFARGLTAEEEIEAVRTHIEFQHYIHQTAQAKRANPTDDVISHLVQGDYVDPVSGAARKLTDAEIIGISDHLLTGGNETTTFALASGMWLLFQYPDVHAELLADRRKIRIFVEETLRIESPTQGLYRFTAREVTLRGVTIPKGSAVHVRYGAGNRDAARFPQPERPDLARRNAASHIAFGAGEHVCPGGALSRLEQVVAWDILLDRVPNMRPAPGRNDYTHLPGFWLRALKAMHVAFDPAPVAAMA, encoded by the coding sequence ATGACCGCGCGCTGCCCCTTTGCCAGCCCACAGGACATCGACTTCATGGACCCGGCGGTCCAGGAGAATTGGTACGACGCCTATGCGGTGCTGCACCGCGACGCGCCGGTCTACTACATGCCGGAGATCGGCATGTACGTCGTCACCCGCTACGACGATCTCGACGCGATCCTCCACGATCCCGAACTCTACCTCAACGACTATTCCGACGGATCCAAGCATCCGCTGATCGCCAATCCCGAGGCGCAGGCGCTGTACGAGGCGGAGGGCTGGCCGCGCATCATGCCGCTGTCGTGCAACGTGCCCGAGCACAAGGCCTTCCGCCGGATGGTCGACCCGTTCCTCACCGCCTCCGCCGTGAAGAAGCGGGAGCCGCTGATCCGCGCCGTCGCCAACCGCCTGATCGACGCGTGGATCGGCGACGGCGAGGTGGAGTTCATCCGCGATTTCTGCGAGCCGCTGCCGATGGCGATCATCGCCGAGGCGCTGGGCTTCCCCGCCGTCGATCTGCCGCGCCTCAAGCGCTGGTCCGCCGCGTGGGTGAAGCCGTTCGCGCGCGGGCTGACGGCCGAGGAGGAGATAGAGGCCGTCCGCACCCACATCGAGTTCCAGCATTACATCCACCAGACGGCGCAGGCGAAGCGGGCGAACCCGACCGACGACGTCATCAGCCACCTGGTGCAGGGCGACTATGTCGATCCGGTGAGCGGCGCCGCCCGCAAGCTGACGGACGCGGAGATCATCGGCATCAGCGACCATCTGCTGACCGGCGGCAACGAGACGACCACCTTCGCGCTCGCCAGCGGCATGTGGCTGCTGTTCCAATATCCCGACGTGCATGCCGAGCTGCTCGCCGATCGCCGCAAGATCCGCATCTTCGTGGAGGAAACGCTGCGCATCGAATCCCCGACGCAGGGGCTCTACCGCTTCACCGCGCGCGAGGTGACGCTGCGCGGCGTGACGATCCCCAAGGGATCGGCCGTGCACGTGCGCTACGGCGCCGGCAACCGCGACGCGGCGCGCTTCCCCCAGCCCGAACGTCCGGACCTCGCGCGCCGCAACGCCGCCAGCCACATCGCCTTCGGCGCCGGCGAGCATGTGTGCCCGGGCGGCGCGCTCAGCCGGCTGGAACAGGTGGTGGCGTGGGACATATTGCTCGATCGCGTGCCGAACATGCGGCCGGCGCCCGGCCGCAACGACTATACCCACCTGCCCGGCTTCTGGCTGCGCGCGCTGAAGGCGATGCACGTGGCGTTCGATCCGGCGCCGGTCGCGGCCATGGCCTGA